In one window of Tellurirhabdus rosea DNA:
- a CDS encoding winged helix-turn-helix transcriptional regulator yields MEATDVLISAPVAKKKLETNCPVTLTSEVLGGKWKPVIIYNVSRGVNRFGEMQRAMPGISKKMLTQELRDLERNGILNRKIYAQIPPKVEYSLTDMGKATLPILNAMADWSMKYLFR; encoded by the coding sequence ATGGAGGCAACAGACGTATTGATATCGGCACCGGTAGCGAAAAAAAAGCTGGAAACGAACTGCCCCGTCACCCTGACGTCCGAGGTGTTGGGCGGAAAATGGAAGCCGGTGATTATTTACAACGTGTCGCGGGGTGTCAACCGGTTTGGAGAAATGCAACGGGCCATGCCGGGCATCAGCAAGAAAATGCTGACGCAGGAGTTGCGTGATCTGGAACGGAACGGCATTCTGAACCGGAAGATTTACGCCCAGATTCCGCCGAAAGTAGAGTACAGTCTGACCGACATGGGCAAGGCCACGCTGCCGATTCTGAACGCGATGGCCGACTGGAGTATGAAGTATCTGTTCCGATAA